The following are encoded together in the Thermodesulforhabdus norvegica genome:
- the carA gene encoding glutamine-hydrolyzing carbamoyl-phosphate synthase small subunit: protein MAFRWERTPAVLILEDGTVFSGRAFTQTENNKALGEVVFNTGMTGYQEVLTDPSYKGQIVTMTYPHMGNYGINYADMESRNVQVEAFIVREYHEVPSNWRSEKSLAEFLEESGKIGIEGVDTRALTRHIRLAGAMKGIIAVGVDASDKRTMAELLEEVRNFPGLVGIDMVRHVTCREPYLWLHGKPQPKKEWDPQFSGYRIAALDFGVKYNILRNLERRGCQILVFPANTPAEVILSYNPDGIFLSNGPGDPAAVTYAVETVKKLLGTRPMFGICLGHQLIGLALGGRTFKLKFGHRGINQPVKDLSTGKIEITSQNHGFCVDLDSLDTSSVRLTHINLNDETLEGLEHRDIPLFCVQYHPEAAPGPHDATYLFDRFIEMIRKHKNLSGM, encoded by the coding sequence ATGGCATTTAGGTGGGAGCGTACACCGGCGGTTCTTATCCTGGAGGACGGAACCGTTTTTTCCGGCAGAGCCTTTACACAAACGGAAAACAACAAGGCTCTTGGTGAGGTCGTTTTCAATACCGGAATGACCGGCTACCAGGAGGTCCTCACAGATCCTTCTTACAAGGGTCAGATAGTAACAATGACTTACCCGCACATGGGAAATTACGGGATCAATTACGCCGATATGGAATCCAGAAACGTACAGGTGGAAGCCTTTATAGTCCGTGAATATCACGAAGTTCCCAGCAATTGGCGAAGTGAGAAGAGCCTTGCTGAATTCCTGGAGGAGTCCGGGAAAATAGGCATAGAAGGTGTTGATACCCGAGCCCTCACAAGGCATATTCGACTTGCCGGAGCAATGAAGGGGATCATAGCCGTGGGGGTTGACGCCTCAGATAAAAGGACCATGGCGGAATTGCTTGAAGAAGTGAGAAATTTTCCCGGGCTTGTTGGAATAGACATGGTGCGTCATGTAACCTGCAGAGAACCGTATCTCTGGCTGCACGGGAAACCTCAACCCAAAAAGGAGTGGGACCCTCAATTTTCCGGGTATCGCATAGCTGCGCTTGACTTTGGGGTCAAATATAACATTCTCAGAAACCTTGAGCGCAGAGGGTGCCAGATTCTTGTATTTCCGGCCAATACTCCGGCTGAAGTTATACTTTCTTATAATCCCGATGGAATCTTTCTTTCCAACGGTCCAGGGGACCCTGCGGCAGTAACCTATGCCGTTGAAACTGTGAAGAAACTCCTCGGCACCAGGCCCATGTTTGGAATATGTCTGGGGCATCAGTTGATAGGGCTTGCCCTAGGAGGTCGGACCTTCAAGCTGAAATTCGGTCACCGTGGGATTAATCAGCCTGTCAAAGACCTTTCCACGGGTAAGATCGAAATAACCAGCCAGAACCATGGCTTCTGTGTTGATCTCGACTCACTGGATACTTCCTCCGTACGATTGACTCACATTAACCTGAACGATGAGACCCTTGAAGGTCTCGAACACAGGGATATTCCGCTTTTCTGTGTCCAGTATCATCCCGAGGCAGCCCCGGGTCCTCACGATGCAACGTACCTTTTC
- a CDS encoding putative sulfate exporter family transporter — MEAEKKGILNEDWLAFWIGMFLFALGMLNFLGVDALGWVVKTSVWTSLSKALSPVSKEVNISGFWSLVFTYLFMLGITTIGVSLLGGNTGRFMVGFTLVFWISFACWLLGHWAYIAATDAKKAGIPWSLKLTGEAGYIVALIVGLIFGNFFPQFGEKFKDAIRPEFYIKTAIVMLGVSLGLKAATSFGLATAIMFRGLCAIVEAYLIYWALVYWISRKYFKFSPEWAAPLASGISICGVSAAIATGGAIRARPVVPIMVSSLVVIFAVVELLILPFFSQAFLWKEPLVAGAWMGLAVKTDGAAVASGAVVDALIRAKAETAMGIKYAEGWMLLTATTIKVFIDIFIPIWAFILAYIWCAKIECKPGERVQAREIWDRFPKFVMGYALTFLILLFLTYPSARALGPVNEKVQILKSEISHLEATLARTTDTAKQAEISAQITAKKEEIERLKESVKKEQSIVNKAKKAGAVTTGSLRKYFFLLTFFSIGVVSNFRKLWEEGIGRLAAVYLICLFGFILWIGLFISWVFFHGVKPPVIAG; from the coding sequence ATGGAAGCGGAAAAAAAGGGTATCCTTAACGAGGACTGGCTGGCTTTCTGGATCGGTATGTTTTTATTTGCTCTGGGTATGTTAAACTTCCTGGGGGTTGATGCATTAGGATGGGTTGTCAAAACCAGTGTATGGACCAGCCTTTCCAAAGCTCTTTCTCCTGTTTCAAAAGAGGTCAACATCTCAGGATTCTGGTCGCTTGTCTTCACATATCTCTTTATGCTCGGAATAACCACCATCGGAGTTAGCCTGCTCGGTGGAAATACCGGGCGTTTCATGGTGGGATTTACTCTGGTTTTCTGGATAAGCTTCGCATGCTGGTTGCTCGGGCACTGGGCTTACATTGCCGCAACAGATGCCAAGAAGGCCGGAATTCCCTGGTCGTTAAAGCTCACGGGTGAAGCCGGATACATAGTAGCCCTGATTGTGGGTCTCATTTTCGGCAACTTCTTCCCCCAGTTTGGGGAAAAATTTAAAGACGCAATCCGTCCGGAGTTCTACATTAAAACGGCAATCGTTATGCTCGGTGTATCTCTGGGGCTTAAAGCCGCAACTTCATTCGGGCTGGCAACGGCAATAATGTTCCGGGGTCTTTGTGCAATTGTTGAGGCTTATCTCATCTATTGGGCGCTTGTTTACTGGATTTCCCGTAAGTACTTCAAATTCAGTCCAGAGTGGGCTGCACCTCTTGCCTCCGGAATTTCCATATGCGGTGTGTCGGCCGCAATTGCTACCGGTGGTGCTATAAGGGCTCGCCCCGTGGTCCCCATAATGGTGTCTTCGCTGGTTGTTATCTTCGCCGTTGTTGAGCTCCTGATACTTCCTTTCTTTTCTCAGGCCTTTCTGTGGAAGGAACCCCTCGTTGCCGGTGCATGGATGGGTCTAGCCGTAAAAACCGACGGTGCTGCCGTAGCCTCCGGTGCGGTGGTGGATGCCCTGATAAGGGCAAAGGCCGAGACGGCAATGGGAATCAAGTATGCCGAGGGGTGGATGCTCCTCACGGCGACGACCATTAAGGTTTTCATTGATATTTTCATTCCCATCTGGGCTTTTATTCTGGCTTACATCTGGTGCGCCAAGATAGAGTGCAAACCGGGCGAAAGAGTCCAGGCACGAGAAATATGGGATCGATTCCCCAAATTCGTTATGGGCTATGCCCTGACCTTCCTGATTCTCTTGTTCCTGACTTATCCGTCAGCACGAGCCCTTGGACCGGTTAACGAAAAGGTTCAAATCCTGAAATCGGAGATTTCTCATCTTGAGGCGACCCTTGCCAGGACAACCGATACCGCAAAGCAGGCAGAGATCAGCGCTCAAATCACCGCAAAGAAAGAAGAGATCGAACGCCTCAAAGAGTCGGTGAAAAAGGAGCAGTCGATAGTCAACAAAGCCAAAAAGGCCGGGGCTGTTACAACTGGCTCGCTTCGTAAGTATTTCTTCCTCCTGACCTTCTTCTCCATAGGCGTCGTTTCCAATTTCCGCAAGCTCTGGGAGGAAGGAATAGGCAGATTGGCAGCCGTTTATCTGATCTGCCTCTTCGGTTTTATCCTGTGGATTGGTCTATTTATCTCCTGGGTGTTCTTCCACGGCGTTAAGCCGCCCGTAATTGCGGGCTGA
- a CDS encoding transporter substrate-binding domain-containing protein, translated as MKKCFVGLLCFAFALFLTLPAKAADFELAKKSTLEEILKRGELRVGFEAGYMPFEMTDKQGNFIGFDIDIAKEMAKAMGVKFVPVNTAWDGIIPSLITGKFDIIMSGMTITQERNLKVNFADPYIIVGQTILLHKKHEGKVKSYKDLNDPSFIVTSKLGTTGEQAVKRLIPKATYKSFETETEAAMEVLNGKADAFVYDLPYCAVFYAQHGKDKLVFLDQPFTYEPIAWAINKGDPDFLNWLNNFLRQIKNDGRYEYYYNKWFKSTDWLKDVQ; from the coding sequence ATGAAGAAATGTTTTGTGGGATTACTTTGTTTTGCCTTCGCCTTATTTTTAACTCTACCGGCTAAGGCCGCCGATTTTGAGCTCGCCAAAAAATCAACTCTTGAAGAGATACTGAAAAGAGGTGAGCTGAGGGTCGGCTTTGAAGCCGGGTATATGCCCTTTGAGATGACCGACAAGCAGGGCAATTTCATAGGATTTGACATAGATATTGCCAAGGAAATGGCAAAGGCCATGGGGGTTAAGTTCGTCCCGGTAAACACCGCATGGGACGGAATTATTCCAAGCCTTATAACCGGAAAGTTTGACATAATCATGAGCGGTATGACCATAACCCAGGAAAGAAATCTCAAGGTTAACTTTGCCGATCCGTACATCATCGTCGGACAGACGATACTACTGCACAAAAAACATGAAGGAAAGGTAAAGTCCTATAAGGATCTCAACGATCCATCCTTTATCGTAACATCCAAACTTGGAACCACAGGGGAACAGGCTGTTAAAAGGCTGATACCGAAAGCTACATACAAGTCTTTCGAGACCGAAACGGAAGCGGCTATGGAAGTTTTGAACGGAAAAGCGGATGCTTTTGTTTACGATCTTCCTTACTGTGCCGTTTTCTACGCCCAGCACGGAAAGGACAAGCTGGTTTTCCTCGATCAACCCTTTACTTACGAACCCATAGCCTGGGCAATCAATAAGGGTGATCCGGACTTTCTGAACTGGCTTAACAACTTCCTGCGCCAGATCAAGAACGACGGCCGGTATGAATATTATTACAATAAATGGTTTAAGAGCACCGACTGGCTCAAAGATGTTCAATAG
- a CDS encoding purine-nucleoside phosphorylase, protein MQDVEKKVGEAVEFVKSKAPFLPDRAIILGTGLGSVASDLKNAFSIPYEEISHFPRSTVESHEGKLIFGLWNDVPVVAMKGRFHLYEGYSPHEIAFPVRVLRLIGVNILLISNAAGGLNPLFEPADLMLIVDHINFTGRNPLMGPNVDRWGPRFPDMTEPYSRRLQKIALDIARERRITLHRGVYAGVLGPSMETAAETRMLRAFGADAVGMSTVMEVITAVHMGMEVLALSVITNVNRPDCYEPAPLEQVIATAEKAAPRLMELFSELVKKA, encoded by the coding sequence ATGCAGGATGTCGAAAAAAAAGTCGGTGAAGCCGTTGAATTCGTAAAATCAAAAGCCCCTTTTCTCCCGGATCGGGCAATAATACTGGGAACGGGGCTGGGATCCGTGGCATCGGATCTGAAAAACGCTTTTTCCATACCCTATGAAGAAATTTCTCACTTTCCCAGATCCACCGTTGAAAGTCATGAGGGAAAGCTGATCTTCGGTCTCTGGAACGATGTACCCGTGGTTGCCATGAAAGGGCGGTTTCACCTCTATGAGGGGTATTCTCCCCATGAAATAGCCTTTCCCGTAAGGGTTCTGAGGCTTATTGGAGTGAATATACTGCTGATCTCCAATGCCGCAGGCGGGCTGAATCCCCTCTTCGAGCCCGCCGATCTCATGCTTATCGTCGATCACATCAACTTCACGGGAAGAAATCCTCTGATGGGACCAAACGTGGATCGGTGGGGACCCAGATTTCCCGACATGACGGAGCCTTACAGTCGAAGGCTCCAAAAGATCGCCCTGGACATCGCAAGGGAGCGCAGGATAACTCTTCACAGAGGTGTCTATGCTGGGGTTTTGGGGCCCAGCATGGAAACGGCTGCAGAAACCAGGATGTTGCGTGCTTTTGGCGCCGATGCGGTGGGAATGTCAACCGTTATGGAAGTCATAACGGCGGTTCACATGGGTATGGAAGTGCTTGCCCTTTCGGTGATAACCAATGTTAACAGGCCCGACTGCTACGAACCGGCACCACTTGAACAGGTCATAGCCACTGCGGAAAAAGCGGCTCCCAGGTTAATGGAGCTTTTTTCAGAGCTGGTCAAAAAAGCCTGA
- a CDS encoding deoxyguanosinetriphosphate triphosphohydrolase has product MFLRDFLEEREELFLHPRAQKARYTLGRLHAEEECPLRTCYQRDRDRIVHSKAFRRLKHKTQVFISPTGDHYRTRLTHTLEVSQIARTIGRALRLNEDLIEAISLGHDLGHTPFGHGGERVLNELMPGGFKHWEQSLRVVDVLEKGGRGLNLTHEVRDGILHHSKGRWGTIVSGRSRSPKTLEGQVVRVADIIAYLSHDLDDAMRAGMINENDVPEQIRKKLGNRHSERIHSLVADVIRASMECGLESIMLGDEMLHCVNELREFLFERVYESPFLRSEIDKARKVIEDLLNLLMKDDDLFVMEIGPIKPEVPRERQVCDYIAGMTDRYALELYKKLFLPKPWMKL; this is encoded by the coding sequence ATTTTTTTGAGAGATTTTCTGGAAGAACGGGAAGAGCTCTTCCTGCATCCCAGGGCACAGAAAGCTCGTTACACTCTTGGTCGCCTCCATGCCGAGGAAGAATGCCCTCTTCGCACCTGCTATCAGCGAGATCGAGACAGGATTGTCCACAGCAAAGCCTTCAGGCGTCTCAAGCACAAAACCCAGGTTTTCATATCGCCCACCGGAGATCATTACCGCACCCGACTTACCCACACACTGGAAGTTTCTCAAATAGCAAGAACAATAGGTCGAGCCCTTAGGCTTAACGAGGATCTCATAGAGGCAATATCTCTGGGGCATGACCTGGGCCATACCCCTTTCGGTCACGGAGGCGAACGGGTGCTTAACGAGCTTATGCCGGGTGGGTTCAAACACTGGGAGCAGAGCTTAAGGGTGGTCGATGTCCTTGAAAAAGGCGGAAGGGGGTTGAATCTGACCCATGAGGTCAGAGACGGAATCCTTCATCATTCCAAGGGAAGATGGGGTACGATTGTCTCAGGACGCTCCAGAAGTCCTAAGACTCTTGAAGGGCAGGTCGTCCGGGTTGCCGATATAATCGCTTATCTGAGTCACGATCTGGACGACGCGATGAGAGCCGGAATGATCAACGAAAATGACGTTCCAGAGCAGATAAGAAAAAAACTGGGTAACAGACACAGCGAACGCATTCACAGCCTCGTAGCCGACGTAATCAGGGCAAGTATGGAATGCGGACTGGAATCAATAATGCTTGGTGATGAAATGCTCCACTGCGTTAACGAGCTCAGGGAATTTCTTTTTGAGCGGGTCTATGAGTCCCCCTTTCTACGTTCAGAAATCGACAAGGCGAGAAAGGTCATTGAAGACCTTCTTAACCTGTTGATGAAAGACGACGATCTTTTCGTCATGGAAATAGGCCCCATCAAACCTGAGGTACCCCGGGAGCGACAGGTCTGTGACTATATCGCGGGCATGACGGATCGCTATGCCCTGGAACTTTATAAAAAACTCTTCCTTCCCAAGCCCTGGATGAAATTGTGA
- a CDS encoding LptF/LptG family permease: MQEELFPFFQKISQKNLRSDPVFQNFPVASHACSLLLYRPTMKILEKYILKEIALPYAFALIGTFFLLLTGRMVQLTSYLLRSSVSIYDIIILMVLATPKLSLYAMPFVTMVAVALAFHRMNGDKELTAIRAVGVSIRRLWRPILVFAMINTLLVTFLSVVLLPHSNAAFRKKLNNMGRAGITAILQEGIFVDIIPGLVFYFQDVNPGEFTAYGVYIEDHRDPKHLITIIARSATIFYDRSTERIFFAMEDGFIMRDSENRGGEAPRSQIVRFESYRIAIDPGELGIGRGLRGGGKNEMTMQELRKAARESKDRHEARRYGLEFHLRIVLPLSCLSLAFLTVALCLYVPDKVLRLRESSIIWSVLITMATYLLYYFAVSFNKGLAENGIMSPGIALWTPWLITSALAMWLWRKVH, from the coding sequence ATGCAGGAAGAGCTCTTCCCGTTCTTCCAGAAAATCTCTCAAAAAAATCTCCGCTCCGACCCCGTCTTTCAGAACTTTCCCGTTGCTTCTCATGCCTGCTCGTTGCTACTATACCGTCCGACCATGAAAATACTGGAAAAGTACATTTTAAAAGAAATTGCTCTGCCTTATGCTTTCGCTCTAATCGGCACCTTCTTTTTGCTGCTTACCGGCCGCATGGTTCAACTCACCAGCTACCTTCTTCGCTCATCCGTTTCGATCTACGATATCATCATTTTGATGGTTCTCGCCACTCCTAAATTGAGCCTTTACGCAATGCCTTTTGTGACGATGGTCGCCGTAGCCCTGGCTTTTCATCGCATGAACGGAGACAAAGAGCTCACTGCAATAAGGGCAGTTGGGGTGAGCATCAGGCGCCTCTGGCGTCCCATCCTTGTCTTTGCCATGATCAACACCCTCCTCGTAACCTTTTTGTCTGTTGTGCTTCTTCCTCACTCCAATGCCGCCTTCAGAAAGAAGCTGAACAATATGGGAAGAGCCGGTATTACGGCCATCCTTCAGGAGGGTATATTTGTAGATATAATACCCGGCCTGGTGTTTTATTTTCAGGACGTTAATCCCGGTGAATTTACGGCATACGGGGTTTATATAGAAGACCACCGGGATCCGAAACATCTCATAACGATAATAGCGAGAAGTGCAACGATTTTTTATGACAGGTCAACGGAGCGGATTTTTTTCGCCATGGAGGACGGCTTCATCATGCGGGATTCAGAGAATCGTGGAGGAGAAGCTCCAAGGAGTCAGATCGTACGCTTTGAATCTTATCGGATTGCTATTGATCCCGGTGAGCTGGGAATTGGGAGAGGTCTCAGGGGCGGAGGCAAGAATGAAATGACCATGCAGGAACTGAGAAAAGCCGCGAGAGAGTCGAAGGATCGGCATGAAGCGAGGCGATACGGACTGGAATTCCACCTGAGAATTGTGCTTCCCCTGAGTTGCCTTTCACTTGCTTTTCTTACGGTTGCCCTGTGTCTGTATGTTCCGGATAAAGTACTTCGCCTGAGAGAAAGTAGCATAATCTGGTCGGTTCTCATCACCATGGCCACCTATCTCCTTTATTACTTTGCCGTCTCCTTTAATAAGGGTCTTGCCGAAAACGGGATAATGTCACCCGGGATTGCTCTATGGACGCCCTGGCTTATCACTTCGGCTCTGGCTATGTGGTTGTGGCGGAAGGTTCATTAA
- a CDS encoding metal ABC transporter permease: MAYLIEYCVNIDGERTEEMPDWMAWEVMKYAFLATFLAALAAGIVGSLVVVNRMVFLAGGIAHAAYGGVGIGIFFGIPLLPSTIGFSVLCSIILGYLSDRNRHRSDALIGTIWAAGMSIGALLINLSPGYRPDIMGYLFGSILTVTPTELRSLMLLDVVLIACCYFWYHELLAVSYDHEFATARGLSVRFFYNLLLIFSAVTVVFLMRLVGLILVIALLSIPAYMVEPRVPSLAHMFVGCTLVSLLFLIVGLLVALCFNLQPGPAIILTASTIFAVTEAFSLLRFKIRRLV; the protein is encoded by the coding sequence ATGGCATACCTCATCGAGTATTGCGTGAACATTGACGGTGAAAGGACAGAAGAAATGCCCGACTGGATGGCCTGGGAAGTTATGAAATACGCCTTTCTGGCGACTTTCCTTGCAGCTCTCGCCGCCGGAATAGTCGGAAGTCTTGTCGTTGTGAATCGCATGGTCTTTCTTGCAGGCGGAATTGCTCATGCCGCTTATGGAGGGGTTGGAATCGGCATTTTCTTCGGCATTCCTCTGCTACCGTCAACAATAGGCTTTTCCGTGTTATGCTCTATTATACTGGGATATCTGAGCGATCGAAACCGTCACAGATCGGATGCCCTTATAGGCACCATATGGGCCGCGGGAATGTCCATAGGGGCATTGCTGATTAATCTTTCTCCGGGTTATAGACCGGACATAATGGGCTATTTATTCGGGAGTATTCTGACGGTAACCCCCACAGAACTTCGTAGCCTTATGCTTCTCGACGTTGTTCTTATTGCCTGTTGCTATTTCTGGTATCACGAACTGCTGGCAGTTTCTTACGATCATGAGTTTGCAACGGCAAGAGGTCTGTCGGTTAGATTTTTTTATAATCTGCTCCTGATATTTTCTGCCGTGACCGTCGTTTTTCTCATGAGGCTTGTCGGGCTTATTCTGGTAATTGCTTTGCTGTCGATACCAGCTTATATGGTAGAGCCCAGGGTGCCTTCTCTTGCTCACATGTTCGTAGGGTGTACTCTGGTAAGCCTGTTATTTCTTATTGTGGGGCTTCTGGTAGCCCTCTGTTTCAACCTTCAACCGGGGCCGGCAATAATCCTGACGGCTTCAACCATCTTTGCCGTCACCGAGGCATTTTCTCTCCTTCGTTTTAAAATAAGACGGCTGGTTTAA
- a CDS encoding metal ABC transporter ATP-binding protein has product MADNGAVVFKDVSFAYGNNLVLDNVEFSIPEGDFVALMGPNGGGKTTLLKLCVGLLRPQRGTVQVFGKDPAEVRSMIGYVPQETNPNAHFPVRVIDVVMMGLLPDRIRHGKAQKKKVQKILDRMGLLDLENRKISELSGGQRQKVMIARALVSDPKILFLDEPTASVDRAFHTELYEMLRELNSRITIVVVSHDMSVLSSYVKSVACVNRRVVYHSRAEITPGMIDALYHCPVELVAHGIPHRVLREH; this is encoded by the coding sequence ATGGCCGACAACGGAGCCGTCGTATTCAAGGATGTTTCCTTTGCCTACGGAAATAACCTGGTTCTGGACAACGTGGAGTTTTCGATACCCGAGGGCGACTTTGTAGCTCTCATGGGGCCTAACGGAGGAGGCAAAACGACCCTCCTCAAGCTCTGCGTCGGTCTTCTGAGACCCCAGCGTGGCACGGTGCAGGTCTTCGGCAAAGACCCCGCAGAGGTAAGGTCGATGATCGGCTATGTGCCTCAGGAAACCAATCCCAACGCTCACTTTCCGGTTCGGGTTATCGACGTTGTCATGATGGGGTTATTGCCGGATCGGATACGGCACGGGAAAGCACAAAAGAAAAAGGTTCAAAAAATTCTCGACCGCATGGGCCTGCTGGATCTGGAGAACCGAAAAATTTCGGAGCTTTCCGGCGGTCAGCGTCAGAAAGTGATGATTGCCAGGGCTCTCGTCTCCGATCCGAAGATTCTATTTCTTGATGAGCCCACGGCCAGCGTTGACAGAGCCTTTCATACGGAGCTTTATGAAATGTTACGGGAGCTTAACTCTCGCATCACGATAGTCGTGGTAAGCCACGACATGAGTGTGCTTTCTTCCTATGTTAAGTCAGTGGCCTGTGTTAACAGAAGGGTTGTGTACCATTCCAGGGCGGAAATTACACCGGGAATGATTGACGCCCTCTATCACTGCCCCGTGGAACTTGTCGCTCATGGCATACCTCATCGAGTATTGCGTGAACATTGA
- a CDS encoding metal ABC transporter solute-binding protein, Zn/Mn family: protein MQVLVSLACAVAIVLVTAQGVSAEPILKIAVSIPPQKYMVERIGGSLVEVVSLVPPGMDPHTYEPKPSDLSRIGSSSLFFAIGLLEFEKIWLPRISRMFPQLPIINLADDVGLMGIRQKDGSDPHLWLDPLIMLQMSRTVYRELRSSILSRTDETLSNPVDVLDEQYRRWVTEVIFLDGKISAILAPFRGKAFVVYHPAWGYFARAYGIRQIAVEQEGKGPGPSTLKEVAEAVKANNLKVIFVFGSPPPAEAERLSRLWNMRIEVLNPLAYNWCENLRRAAQLIARSLGGG from the coding sequence ATGCAGGTTCTGGTCTCTCTGGCCTGTGCCGTGGCAATAGTGCTGGTAACAGCTCAAGGGGTCTCTGCAGAACCTATTTTAAAGATCGCCGTATCCATTCCCCCTCAAAAATACATGGTGGAACGCATAGGTGGTTCCCTTGTGGAGGTGGTCAGTCTTGTCCCACCGGGTATGGATCCTCACACATACGAGCCAAAGCCATCAGATCTTTCAAGGATAGGGTCTTCTTCGCTCTTCTTTGCAATCGGCCTTCTTGAGTTCGAAAAGATCTGGCTTCCCAGAATTTCCAGGATGTTTCCTCAACTTCCGATCATAAATCTGGCAGATGATGTGGGGCTTATGGGAATTCGTCAGAAAGACGGTTCCGATCCTCACCTGTGGCTTGATCCCCTGATAATGCTCCAGATGTCCAGAACCGTTTACAGAGAATTGAGATCGTCGATCCTTTCAAGAACAGACGAAACTCTGTCCAATCCGGTTGATGTTCTCGATGAACAGTATCGAAGGTGGGTCACCGAAGTCATTTTTCTGGACGGAAAAATTTCGGCAATCCTAGCGCCTTTTCGTGGAAAGGCCTTTGTTGTTTATCATCCTGCCTGGGGCTATTTCGCCAGAGCTTACGGGATCAGGCAGATTGCCGTAGAACAGGAAGGGAAAGGCCCCGGACCGTCAACCCTAAAAGAAGTGGCCGAAGCGGTAAAGGCAAATAATTTGAAGGTAATTTTTGTGTTTGGAAGTCCACCGCCGGCCGAAGCTGAAAGGCTTTCTCGACTATGGAACATGAGGATAGAGGTCCTTAACCCTCTCGCCTATAACTGGTGCGAAAATCTTCGCAGGGCGGCACAGCTCATAGCCCGTAGCTTAGGGGGTGGCTAA
- a CDS encoding heterodisulfide reductase-related iron-sulfur binding cluster yields MPDPSKDLVFFPGCSLASSARENYASLQQAFWKLGFRFRELDDWNCCGSAATGVAGEEIDFLLSARNLTKVPPGKTLLVACPKCWTKLHIVQRRLKEDPEFASRVSRLFGTIPEEGVRIVHYLEVLTEIGVDNLARIVSADRENLRCALYFGCTRAQQSKVNGAIMFDEQSIQSILENLGVTGVKWPHVHRCCGTYLTGAIPEIVEELACRIVNGAAEAGAEAIITVCAMCHFNLETRGQKFTVLPILHFTEILSIALGIRPPGWWFRRHLVSPVNLLKKKGWL; encoded by the coding sequence ATGCCTGATCCGAGCAAAGATCTCGTCTTCTTTCCGGGGTGTTCACTGGCCAGTTCGGCAAGGGAAAACTATGCATCACTCCAGCAGGCTTTCTGGAAGCTGGGATTCCGTTTCAGAGAACTGGACGATTGGAATTGCTGTGGAAGCGCTGCCACGGGTGTAGCCGGTGAGGAAATCGATTTTCTCCTTTCCGCAAGAAACCTCACAAAGGTTCCCCCGGGAAAAACTCTTCTGGTTGCCTGCCCTAAATGCTGGACGAAACTACATATAGTTCAGAGGAGATTGAAAGAGGATCCTGAGTTCGCTTCGAGGGTAAGCAGACTTTTCGGAACTATTCCTGAAGAGGGCGTGAGGATCGTGCATTATCTGGAAGTTCTGACCGAGATCGGGGTTGACAATCTTGCCCGGATTGTCTCGGCTGACAGGGAAAACCTGCGTTGCGCTCTCTACTTCGGATGCACCCGGGCTCAGCAAAGCAAGGTAAACGGCGCCATAATGTTTGACGAGCAATCCATACAGAGCATCCTGGAAAACCTCGGTGTTACCGGAGTAAAATGGCCTCATGTGCACAGGTGCTGTGGTACCTATCTCACAGGAGCAATACCGGAAATTGTTGAGGAGCTCGCATGCCGGATCGTAAACGGCGCAGCGGAAGCCGGTGCAGAGGCCATAATCACGGTATGTGCTATGTGTCACTTTAATCTGGAAACTCGAGGACAGAAATTCACCGTCCTGCCGATATTGCATTTCACGGAAATCCTATCTATTGCTCTGGGAATCAGACCTCCGGGCTGGTGGTTTCGGAGACATCTCGTATCCCCTGTAAACCTGCTCAAAAAGAAAGGCTGGCTGTAA
- a CDS encoding 4Fe-4S dicluster domain-containing protein, which translates to MPALPSTQDGQNDLVLKSISRQLRRCYQCGACSNGCPLYSFMDLGPTKIVRLLNLGFFEEALKSTTLWLCVECQNCSMVCPNAIPIPSVLRKLKEWAVLNNVPVALPEVAGFQKQMRESIARYGRIHELNVVLKHRLSSGQIVSDAILGIKMLIKHKLDFLPSKVRNYREIRQIFELPAVRHA; encoded by the coding sequence GTGCCGGCTTTACCTTCCACACAGGACGGTCAAAACGATCTTGTCCTCAAGAGTATATCAAGGCAGTTACGCCGCTGTTATCAGTGCGGTGCCTGCTCCAACGGTTGTCCCCTTTACTCTTTTATGGATCTGGGCCCCACTAAAATTGTGCGACTTTTAAATCTCGGCTTCTTTGAAGAAGCTCTAAAGAGTACAACTCTATGGCTTTGTGTGGAATGCCAGAACTGTAGCATGGTTTGTCCAAATGCAATTCCTATCCCGTCAGTACTCAGAAAGCTCAAAGAATGGGCAGTTCTTAACAACGTCCCCGTAGCACTACCTGAAGTGGCGGGATTTCAAAAGCAGATGCGGGAATCCATTGCCCGATACGGAAGGATTCACGAACTCAACGTTGTCCTGAAACATCGACTATCGTCCGGACAGATTGTTTCGGATGCAATACTGGGAATAAAAATGCTCATAAAGCACAAGCTGGATTTTCTGCCTTCAAAGGTGAGGAATTACAGAGAAATCCGTCAAATCTTTGAGCTGCCTGCGGTGAGACATGCCTGA